From the Sphingomonas aliaeris genome, one window contains:
- a CDS encoding YqiJ family protein: MIEFLMAGENVVFVSALLLMVLIGLVQVIGLGVDTHIDADLDSHPDLLSWLGVGRLPLLMLLVVFLTMFGSVGLIGQQAIHDSSGDLLAAWIAIPAAGLIALPLTGFAARILAKILPHDHTTAIDLDDLVGEAARIVTGRAEQNSPARARVEDRHGQAHYVMVEPNNPAESFAEGEAILIVRREGNIFRAISRGDHRLPYLGA; this comes from the coding sequence ATGATTGAATTTCTGATGGCGGGGGAAAACGTCGTCTTCGTGTCGGCGCTTCTGCTGATGGTGCTGATTGGCCTCGTCCAGGTCATCGGGCTGGGCGTGGACACGCACATCGATGCCGATCTGGATTCGCATCCCGATCTGTTGTCGTGGCTCGGCGTCGGGCGGCTGCCGCTACTGATGCTGCTGGTCGTGTTCCTGACGATGTTCGGTAGCGTCGGGCTGATCGGCCAACAGGCGATCCATGACAGTAGCGGCGATCTTCTGGCGGCCTGGATCGCGATCCCCGCGGCCGGGCTGATCGCGCTGCCGCTAACGGGGTTCGCGGCACGCATCCTGGCGAAGATACTGCCGCACGATCACACGACCGCGATCGATCTGGACGATCTGGTCGGCGAGGCCGCGCGCATCGTCACCGGCCGGGCCGAGCAGAATTCACCCGCGCGTGCCCGCGTCGAGGACCGGCACGGCCAGGCGCATTACGTCATGGTCGAGCCGAACAACCCGGCCGAGTCCTTTGCGGAGGGTGAGGCAATCTTAATCGTTCGCCGCGAAGGCAACATCTTCCGCGCAATATCCCGCGGCGATCATCGCCTCCCTTATCTCGGAGCCTGA
- a CDS encoding NAD(P)H-quinone oxidoreductase — protein sequence MSDIPKTMRAIDPEAPGGPDVLTIVDRPVPVPGAGEVLVRVAAAGVNRPEVMQRQGKYPPPPGAPSILGMEISGTVVAVGDGVMAEAIGQPVCALITGGAYADYAVAPWGQCLPVPQAVSMVEAAAMPETLFTVWTNLFERGYATEGDTVLVHGGTSGIGTMAIALCNLFGVTIVVTAGSDEKCAAAKAIGADHAINYKSEDFVARVKEITGGKGVAVVLDMVGGDYVPRNLQCLADDGRHVSIAVQGGMMATVPLFEIMRRRLTMTGSTLRPRDTAFKSLVADELARTVWPHVEQGRLKPIIDRTFPLSEAPAAHERMEAGDHVGKIVLTMD from the coding sequence ATGAGCGATATTCCCAAGACGATGCGTGCGATCGATCCAGAGGCTCCGGGCGGGCCGGACGTACTGACGATCGTCGATCGACCCGTTCCGGTTCCGGGTGCGGGCGAAGTGTTGGTCCGCGTGGCCGCCGCCGGGGTCAACCGGCCCGAAGTGATGCAGCGCCAGGGCAAGTATCCGCCGCCGCCCGGTGCCCCGTCGATCCTGGGGATGGAGATTTCCGGCACCGTCGTCGCCGTCGGGGACGGGGTGATGGCCGAAGCGATCGGCCAGCCGGTCTGCGCGCTGATCACCGGCGGGGCCTATGCCGATTATGCCGTCGCGCCGTGGGGCCAGTGCCTGCCCGTGCCGCAAGCGGTGAGCATGGTCGAGGCGGCAGCGATGCCCGAGACCCTGTTCACCGTGTGGACCAACCTGTTCGAACGAGGATATGCGACCGAGGGCGACACCGTATTGGTGCATGGCGGCACCAGCGGGATCGGCACGATGGCGATCGCCTTGTGCAACCTGTTCGGCGTGACGATCGTCGTGACGGCTGGATCCGACGAGAAATGCGCCGCCGCCAAGGCGATCGGGGCGGACCATGCGATCAACTACAAGTCCGAGGACTTCGTTGCTCGGGTGAAGGAGATCACCGGCGGAAAGGGCGTCGCCGTGGTGCTCGACATGGTCGGCGGAGACTATGTGCCGCGCAACCTGCAATGCCTTGCGGACGATGGCCGACACGTGTCGATCGCGGTGCAGGGCGGGATGATGGCGACGGTGCCGTTGTTCGAGATCATGCGCCGCCGCCTGACGATGACCGGTTCGACGCTGCGCCCGCGCGATACGGCGTTCAAGTCGCTCGTCGCGGACGAACTCGCGCGCACCGTGTGGCCGCATGTCGAACAGGGGCGGTTGAAGCCGATCATCGACCGCACGTTCCCGCTGTCCGAAGCCCCCGCTGCGCACGAACGCATGGAAGCGGGCGATCATGTCGGGAAGATCGTGCTGACGATGGACTGA